The Teredinibacter sp. KSP-S5-2 genome includes a window with the following:
- a CDS encoding mechanosensitive ion channel family protein — protein MIDQIKSFFVDGNWVDAVLPLAQKAGVALLIFIIGIWIANHVVRFVKKLLQLRKLDDALTGFVEGLLSALLKFVVLLIAVEQLGIDTTSLLALLGAAGLAIGLALKDSLSNFAAGVMLIVFKPFKAGDFVEAGGIMGIVESVTIFNTLFRSGDNKEIIVPNAQIYGGTIINYSARATRRIDLIIGISYDDDMKKARQLMLDVINSDERILKDPEPVIAVDALADSSVNFVVRPWVNSSDYWAVRWHLLEAIKESFDANGITIPYPQQTVYMHSAETK, from the coding sequence ATGATAGACCAGATTAAGTCGTTTTTTGTAGATGGCAACTGGGTTGATGCAGTGCTACCTTTGGCACAAAAAGCGGGCGTTGCTCTACTGATATTTATTATCGGTATCTGGATAGCTAACCATGTCGTCCGTTTTGTCAAAAAATTACTTCAGCTTAGAAAACTGGACGACGCGCTCACAGGTTTTGTTGAAGGGTTATTATCCGCACTGCTTAAATTCGTTGTTCTGCTGATTGCTGTAGAACAACTGGGTATCGACACGACATCACTTCTGGCTTTACTGGGTGCAGCCGGTTTAGCCATTGGTCTGGCATTGAAGGATTCACTATCCAACTTTGCTGCGGGTGTCATGCTTATTGTATTCAAACCCTTTAAAGCGGGCGACTTTGTTGAAGCCGGCGGCATTATGGGTATTGTTGAAAGCGTAACCATTTTCAACACGTTATTCCGTTCTGGGGATAACAAAGAAATTATTGTGCCCAATGCACAGATTTACGGTGGCACTATTATTAACTACTCTGCTCGCGCCACACGCAGAATCGATTTGATCATCGGCATCAGCTACGACGACGACATGAAAAAAGCCCGTCAATTAATGCTTGATGTGATTAATAGCGATGAACGTATTCTAAAAGATCCTGAGCCTGTTATCGCTGTCGATGCACTTGCAGACAGTAGCGTTAACTTTGTTGTTCGTCCCTGGGTTAACTCATCGGATTACTGGGCCGTTCGTTGGCACCTGCTTGAAGCGATTAAAGAATCTTTTGATGCAAACGGAATCACTATTCCCTATCCACAGCAAACTGTTTACATGCACTCAGCAGAAACTAAGTAA